A stretch of the Chlorobiota bacterium genome encodes the following:
- a CDS encoding SBBP repeat-containing protein: MRFQISILLWIFCVSITLAQNILTSYNSPCFIKNKGQWHQNALFQTRIEKNNIWFTNDAIIYDLFDLQADINKKNVGHVFKQKFINSQKFKTISDNILPGTFNFIKGNSIPSRTADVPAFKEIVQQDIYTGVYIKYYFNSNEFKYDIVVLPGNDPNVVKYYFEGIVGLPTLRYNNKLLKDELVIKTSVGEVVENIPVCYQNINGNKVVVNAKFKLSNDTISFSIGSYNTNEPLIIDPSVSLNTYLGGAGDEFGRSLDVDTSGNIYVTGLTRSTEFPITLGAYDITLNSANGTYDIFVTKFNRSASSIIYSTLIGGSSVDESTGIKVSQDGTAIVCGATSSIDFPRVNNSQIKKNGLDGIVFGLDPTGSSLKFSTFLGGDFDDKIEDIILDNKDTIYLVGSTNSNNFPISLNVLQSTYMGGEDGFITKLNPNGNSISSSTFLGGNSNDKAISICFAFNGDVCVTGKTESSNFPTKNGYRLTPIAGEDCYLVRLNRQLNVVNYGTYFGGANQEEPSSICADSLNNIFISGWTNSSDFPNLPASGIGNWFLIKFNSLVGIPSLEYSRMVGNINSALTTTMKCNSLGNSFVCGSGPDLKFIEFDPKGNFLPAISIDGTNIDEVAKGSYLSKYNDFYICGTTNSANLLQTSNAYDNILNLNSSSFNFDAFVIRFSFKNRPFAVFPNSRDLDTLICDTVRYDTIYIFNQGDSDLVIGRPYFLPDDGFYKIVFPPSSGTYLVAAKSTPLKIIVQFSTRINANKVSELVFLTNEEKPYKYNKIKYSAVRISPTIEFNNISVKFPKTTYCDSPIINDTTINVKNNGDDLVSIIGIRMSSGKNYIVNSKYNFPLVVNKQISIPINIKRNITSANTYKDTLIVDLKECNGEIKIPIESVIDSISFQALSGDTIRYKPLDVCNGVISDTQQINLINNGNIPVKIDSVFISNKSFKLIEKLPFMLFPGKVLNLNLVYSYNGSNAPIIGNINFLSNPCGFELKVNIFSEGIKSPVNPPILNVDYGKFYFCSNDKFVDSVLVFKNISNVIVNILPSQVQTHFQIIEPVNFPYVVKPGDEMKIKIRYQPKITGNILGVFKFPFYSGTCDDTLIVTTQGESISPSISTNEPFDVGEIETCKTSLDTFFIVKNNYETAFRIDSLKSINGNIREEKFPIIVPILDSVLVKIHFTPLTTDEISDTVLLFISYPCIDVKKVAIKAKKFGNVVMIDNNEIKFPPLINCNILQFPEVLLKIKNSSQSGLGNIISVKSVKINGSQIFKIYPDIIGKSLKINDTLNIIARMEPTMSGLFNAEAEIVFSPCNDTIIIKMIGTVDEPILPFAELPIFQPISIGDTGKTSVLIFNTTNAEVRVDSLSSILKPFRIISVIPSLPIIIKNRESFRINYEFVPEIIGNASVVNKVFYSEPCNFTNDIRLTGEGYIRKENIFMCINGKYGSNVGDTLEVKIVNQTPRKLLNKTTAEIYLSYSKNSLLLLPFKSSDTIINDSKNGSKIKINNIDELNYETLKLKFITLGSNIINPIIKIDSIKFSDTTLIPIFCQDSATIQVNNRCYLNGTHLGYGKNFLLKPNPNPASSDIVIKFGQLEDVETTIKIVDVNGKEVYTPLNNKFNRSGEYTLKFTSNDLPNGKYFIILLAGQFNALETLHISR, from the coding sequence GAACAATATTTGGTTTACAAATGATGCAATTATATATGATCTATTTGATTTACAAGCTGATATAAATAAAAAAAATGTTGGTCATGTTTTTAAACAAAAATTCATAAATAGTCAAAAATTTAAAACTATTAGTGATAATATTTTACCTGGTACTTTCAATTTCATTAAGGGAAATTCAATTCCCTCAAGAACAGCCGATGTACCAGCTTTCAAAGAAATTGTACAACAAGACATCTACACTGGAGTTTATATAAAATACTATTTTAATTCTAATGAATTCAAGTATGATATTGTTGTTCTACCAGGTAATGACCCTAATGTTGTCAAGTATTATTTTGAAGGTATTGTTGGTTTGCCAACATTAAGGTACAATAATAAATTACTGAAAGATGAATTAGTTATAAAAACTTCTGTTGGAGAAGTGGTTGAAAATATTCCAGTTTGTTACCAAAATATTAATGGTAATAAAGTAGTAGTAAATGCTAAATTCAAACTTAGTAATGATACTATTTCATTTAGTATTGGATCGTATAATACAAATGAACCGTTAATTATAGATCCTTCGGTTAGCTTAAACACTTATCTTGGAGGAGCTGGTGATGAGTTTGGTAGATCATTAGATGTTGATACTTCTGGTAATATCTACGTTACAGGTTTGACTCGTTCTACAGAATTTCCAATAACTCTTGGGGCTTACGATATAACCTTAAATTCTGCAAATGGTACCTATGATATTTTTGTAACAAAGTTTAATAGAAGTGCTTCAAGTATAATTTATTCAACATTGATTGGAGGAAGTAGTGTTGATGAATCGACTGGAATAAAAGTTTCTCAAGATGGTACTGCTATTGTTTGTGGTGCAACATCTTCAATAGATTTCCCTAGAGTGAATAATTCTCAAATAAAAAAAAACGGGTTAGATGGGATAGTTTTTGGATTAGATCCAACTGGTAGTTCTCTTAAATTTTCAACTTTTTTAGGGGGTGATTTTGATGATAAAATTGAAGATATAATTCTTGATAATAAGGATACTATTTATTTAGTTGGTTCAACAAATTCTAACAACTTTCCAATAAGTTTAAACGTACTTCAAAGCACTTATATGGGTGGCGAAGATGGTTTTATTACAAAGCTTAATCCAAATGGAAATTCAATTAGTTCTTCAACATTTTTAGGTGGAAATAGTAATGATAAAGCAATATCAATTTGTTTTGCATTTAATGGTGATGTCTGTGTTACAGGCAAAACCGAATCATCAAATTTCCCAACTAAAAATGGTTATAGATTAACTCCAATCGCTGGTGAGGATTGTTATTTAGTAAGATTAAATAGACAATTAAATGTTGTAAATTATGGTACATATTTTGGTGGTGCAAATCAAGAAGAACCATCTTCAATATGTGCTGATTCTTTAAATAATATTTTTATTTCTGGATGGACAAATTCTAGTGATTTCCCAAACTTACCTGCATCAGGAATTGGAAATTGGTTTTTAATAAAATTCAATTCATTAGTTGGAATCCCTTCTTTGGAATATAGTAGAATGGTTGGAAATATTAATTCTGCTTTAACCACTACTATGAAATGCAATTCTTTAGGAAACTCATTTGTATGCGGTAGTGGACCAGATTTGAAATTTATTGAATTTGACCCTAAAGGAAATTTTTTACCTGCAATTTCAATTGATGGTACAAATATAGATGAAGTTGCAAAGGGAAGTTATCTTTCAAAGTATAACGATTTTTATATTTGTGGTACAACTAATTCTGCAAATTTACTTCAAACTTCAAACGCTTATGACAACATATTAAATCTTAATTCCTCTAGTTTTAATTTTGATGCTTTTGTTATCCGTTTTTCTTTTAAGAACAGACCATTTGCCGTTTTCCCTAACAGCCGTGATTTAGATACATTAATATGCGATACAGTTAGGTATGATACCATTTATATTTTTAATCAGGGTGATTCTGACTTAGTAATAGGAAGACCATATTTTTTACCAGATGATGGATTCTATAAAATTGTTTTTCCTCCTAGTTCAGGCACTTATTTAGTGGCTGCTAAAAGTACTCCATTGAAAATTATAGTTCAGTTTTCAACTAGAATTAATGCCAACAAAGTATCTGAATTAGTATTTTTAACAAATGAAGAAAAGCCTTATAAGTATAACAAAATAAAATATTCAGCAGTTAGAATTTCCCCCACTATTGAATTTAATAATATTTCAGTAAAATTCCCCAAAACAACATATTGTGATAGCCCAATTATAAATGATACTACCATCAATGTTAAAAATAATGGTGATGACTTGGTTTCGATTATTGGAATTAGAATGTCTTCTGGTAAAAATTATATTGTTAATAGCAAATACAATTTCCCATTAGTGGTAAATAAACAGATTTCAATTCCAATTAATATTAAAAGAAATATTACATCAGCTAATACATATAAAGATACCCTAATTGTAGATTTGAAAGAATGTAATGGTGAAATTAAAATCCCAATAGAATCAGTTATTGATTCAATTTCCTTCCAGGCTTTATCTGGTGATACAATTCGATATAAACCATTGGATGTATGCAATGGAGTTATTTCTGATACACAACAAATTAACTTGATAAACAATGGGAATATTCCAGTCAAAATCGATTCAGTATTTATTAGTAATAAAAGTTTTAAATTAATTGAGAAGTTACCATTTATGCTATTTCCTGGTAAAGTTTTAAATTTAAATTTAGTTTATTCTTATAATGGGAGCAACGCACCAATTATAGGAAATATTAACTTTTTATCTAATCCTTGTGGATTTGAATTGAAGGTTAATATATTCTCAGAAGGAATTAAATCACCTGTTAATCCGCCTATTTTAAATGTTGATTATGGAAAATTTTATTTTTGTAGTAATGATAAATTTGTTGATTCAGTATTAGTTTTTAAAAATATTTCAAATGTTATTGTAAATATTTTACCAAGCCAAGTACAAACTCATTTTCAAATTATAGAACCAGTTAATTTTCCTTATGTTGTTAAACCTGGTGATGAAATGAAAATTAAAATTAGATATCAACCAAAAATTACAGGTAATATTTTGGGTGTTTTTAAATTTCCTTTTTACTCAGGAACTTGTGATGATACTCTTATTGTTACTACGCAAGGTGAGAGCATTTCTCCAAGTATCAGTACTAATGAACCCTTTGATGTAGGAGAAATTGAAACTTGTAAAACTAGTTTAGATACATTTTTTATTGTAAAAAATAATTATGAAACAGCTTTCAGAATTGATTCTTTAAAATCTATAAATGGAAACATAAGAGAAGAAAAATTTCCAATAATTGTCCCAATTTTAGATAGTGTTTTAGTAAAAATTCATTTCACACCACTTACAACAGATGAAATTTCCGATACAGTATTACTTTTTATTTCTTATCCATGTATTGATGTAAAAAAAGTAGCAATAAAAGCAAAGAAATTTGGGAATGTTGTTATGATTGATAACAATGAGATTAAATTCCCTCCACTTATAAATTGCAATATCCTACAGTTTCCAGAGGTACTTTTAAAAATTAAAAACAGTTCTCAAAGTGGATTAGGAAATATTATTTCTGTGAAGTCAGTTAAAATAAATGGTTCTCAAATATTTAAAATTTATCCTGATATAATTGGTAAATCTTTGAAGATAAATGATACATTAAATATCATTGCAAGAATGGAACCTACTATGAGTGGTCTGTTCAATGCTGAGGCAGAAATTGTATTTAGCCCTTGTAATGATACCATTATAATAAAAATGATTGGTACTGTTGATGAGCCAATATTACCTTTTGCTGAGCTTCCTATTTTCCAACCAATTTCTATTGGAGATACTGGTAAAACTTCTGTATTAATTTTTAACACAACTAATGCAGAAGTTCGTGTAGATTCACTGAGTTCAATATTAAAACCTTTTAGAATAATTAGTGTAATTCCTAGTTTACCAATTATTATTAAAAATCGGGAGTCGTTTAGAATTAATTATGAATTTGTCCCGGAGATTATAGGAAATGCATCTGTTGTTAATAAAGTATTTTACTCTGAACCTTGCAATTTTACAAACGATATAAGGCTAACAGGAGAAGGATATATTCGAAAAGAGAATATCTTTATGTGTATAAATGGAAAATATGGGAGTAATGTTGGTGATACATTAGAGGTCAAAATAGTAAATCAAACACCTAGAAAATTATTAAACAAAACTACTGCTGAAATCTATTTAAGTTATTCCAAAAATAGCTTACTTTTGCTACCTTTTAAATCTTCTGACACAATAATTAATGATAGTAAAAATGGATCTAAAATTAAAATCAATAATATTGATGAATTAAATTATGAAACACTAAAATTAAAATTTATAACTCTAGGAAGTAACATAATTAATCCAATAATTAAAATTGATAGTATTAAATTTTCAGATACTACTTTGATACCAATTTTTTGTCAAGATTCTGCTACAATACAGGTAAATAATAGATGTTATCTAAATGGAACTCATTTAGGATATGGAAAAAACTTTTTATTAAAACCAAACCCAAATCCTGCTTCAAGTGATATAGTCATAAAATTCGGTCAGTTAGAAGATGTTGAAACGACAATTAAAATTGTTGATGTGAATGGTAAAGAAGTTTATACTCCATTAAATAATAAGTTTAATAGAAGTGGAGAATACACTTTAAAATTTACTTCTAATGATTTACCAAATGGTAAATACTTCATTATTTTATTAGCAGGTCAATTCAATGCCTTGGAGACTTTACATATTAGTAGATAA